The following are from one region of the Mesorhizobium sp. B4-1-4 genome:
- a CDS encoding GcrA family cell cycle regulator, with protein MNWTDERVELLRKLWSEGLSASQIAAQLGGVSRNAVIGKVHRLKLSGRGRATATPARQKKATQGSTIQKSVARAASTARHVTTSIGATALQTQFDAEPVARHYIRPVENVVIPISRHLQLVELTERTCKWPNGDPLSEDFNFCGNEAAETGPYCKYHARVAFQPAAERRRSR; from the coding sequence ATGAACTGGACTGACGAGCGGGTCGAACTTCTCAGAAAACTGTGGTCGGAGGGTCTGAGCGCAAGCCAGATTGCTGCGCAGCTTGGAGGGGTCAGCCGCAATGCGGTCATCGGCAAGGTGCATCGGCTGAAGCTGTCGGGCCGCGGCCGCGCAACGGCGACGCCGGCACGCCAGAAGAAGGCGACGCAAGGCTCGACCATCCAGAAATCAGTGGCGCGCGCCGCAAGCACGGCACGCCATGTCACGACATCGATCGGCGCGACTGCCCTTCAGACGCAATTCGACGCCGAACCGGTGGCGCGGCACTATATCCGCCCGGTCGAGAATGTCGTGATACCGATCTCACGGCATCTGCAACTCGTCGAACTGACCGAGCGCACCTGCAAATGGCCGAATGGCGATCCGCTCTCGGAGGATTTCAACTTCTGCGGCAACGAGGCCGCCGAAACCGGTCCTTACTGCAAATACCACGCCCGCGTTGCGTTCCAGCCGGCGGCGGAGCGGCGGCGCAGTCGATAA
- a CDS encoding magnesium and cobalt transport protein CorA encodes MEYVRAFKPAPPTSGIIACSVYTAGRRIADIPIEEAGEWARKSGHVVWIGLLEPDRDLLLRVKAQFHLHELAIEDAEHPHQRPKLEQYGDALFIVARTAQLIDGRVTFGETHLFVGSGYIVSVRHGPSTSYAAVRQHWESCPHSLAKGEDFVLYAILDFIVDNYMPVLEQIEDEVEAIEDKVLLKPMTGPDIERLYMLRRDLLRLRNAALPLVEVCRRLTSSDLPQIHSAMHPLFRDVTDHIRTVQEKIDSLREVLAFAFEASLLVGQSQETAISKKLASWAAILAVPTAFAGIYGMNFTDMPELKMEYGYPIVLTVIALICAVLYWRFRKNGWL; translated from the coding sequence ATGGAATATGTCCGGGCGTTCAAGCCCGCGCCGCCGACGTCGGGCATCATCGCCTGCAGTGTCTATACCGCTGGGCGCCGTATCGCGGACATCCCGATCGAGGAAGCTGGCGAATGGGCCAGGAAATCCGGACACGTCGTCTGGATCGGGCTGCTCGAACCCGATCGCGACCTCCTGCTGCGCGTCAAGGCGCAATTCCATCTGCATGAGCTGGCGATCGAAGATGCCGAGCATCCACACCAGCGGCCGAAGCTTGAGCAATATGGCGACGCGCTGTTCATCGTCGCCCGCACGGCGCAGTTGATCGACGGACGGGTTACCTTCGGCGAAACGCATCTCTTTGTCGGCTCAGGCTACATTGTCAGCGTCAGGCATGGCCCGTCGACGTCCTATGCCGCCGTGCGTCAGCATTGGGAAAGCTGCCCGCACTCGCTTGCCAAGGGTGAGGATTTCGTCCTCTACGCCATACTCGATTTCATCGTCGACAATTACATGCCCGTACTCGAGCAGATCGAGGACGAGGTCGAGGCGATCGAGGACAAGGTCCTTTTGAAGCCGATGACAGGCCCTGACATCGAACGGCTCTACATGCTGCGCCGCGATCTCCTGCGCCTGCGCAATGCCGCGCTGCCGCTAGTCGAGGTCTGCCGTCGGCTGACCAGCTCCGATCTGCCGCAGATCCATTCCGCCATGCACCCGCTGTTCCGCGACGTGACCGACCACATCCGCACCGTCCAGGAAAAGATCGACAGTTTGCGCGAGGTGTTGGCGTTCGCCTTCGAGGCCAGTCTTCTGGTGGGTCAGAGCCAGGAAACGGCGATCTCCAAGAAACTCGCCTCGTGGGCGGCCATCCTGGCCGTGCCGACCGCATTCGCCGGCATCTACGGCATGAACTTCACCGACATGCCGGAACTGAAGATGGAATATGGCTATCCCATCGTGCTCACCGTCATCGCGCTGATCTGCGCGGTCCTCTACTGGCGGTTTCGCAAGAATGGGTGGCTGTGA